In Candidatus Neomarinimicrobiota bacterium, one DNA window encodes the following:
- a CDS encoding arylamine N-acetyltransferase: MPDTGIITQLPNPSDFEQETLHFLKGFQFKGHKPSLEHITAVSRYFSRLPYENISKIIKHGQTDDQTSFRLPDELTEDHYAWHLGGTCFSLTYFLTGIYTILGYETQPLICDLNWGANNHSVIMINFAGKRFLVDPGYMIFTPLPLLQETVRTRLSAETGVELRYLPATDTYALYTFRKGQYVRRYRFIDRAISVSEFAQYWQASFELPGMDDLTLTKVKGFEMTYIQGDFIKITSPTLVEKTRERNQAEKLIRDRFGIPLEKVEEARQILRMSGKHQFEPEIIRKRN; this comes from the coding sequence ATGCCTGATACTGGAATAATCACACAACTTCCCAATCCATCAGACTTTGAACAGGAGACCCTTCATTTCTTGAAAGGTTTTCAATTCAAGGGACACAAACCCTCTTTAGAACACATTACAGCGGTCTCGCGGTATTTTAGCCGGCTCCCCTACGAAAACATCAGTAAGATCATTAAGCACGGACAGACAGATGACCAAACCTCTTTTCGACTTCCTGATGAACTAACCGAAGATCACTATGCCTGGCATCTGGGAGGAACCTGTTTTTCCCTTACCTATTTTCTCACAGGCATATACACCATTCTGGGCTACGAGACCCAGCCGTTGATCTGTGATCTGAATTGGGGCGCAAACAATCACTCTGTCATTATGATTAACTTCGCAGGTAAGCGCTTCCTGGTGGATCCGGGTTATATGATATTCACACCCCTGCCCTTGTTGCAAGAGACTGTCCGTACCCGCCTGTCTGCCGAAACAGGAGTGGAATTGCGCTATCTACCAGCAACTGATACTTATGCTCTGTACACTTTTCGTAAGGGTCAGTATGTCAGACGTTATCGCTTCATTGACCGAGCAATTTCCGTCTCTGAGTTCGCGCAATATTGGCAAGCATCATTTGAGCTGCCTGGAATGGATGATCTCACGCTTACCAAGGTCAAGGGTTTTGAAATGACCTATATTCAAGGTGATTTTATCAAGATCACCAGCCCTACCTTGGTGGAAAAGACCCGTGAACGGAATCAAGCTGAAAAGTTGATTCGGGATCGCTTCGGAATTCCTCTGGAAAAAGTGGAAGAAGCCCGGCAAATTCTCCGGATGAGTGGCAAGCATCAGTTTGAACCAGAAATAATTCGCAAGAGGAACTAG